In Plasmodium reichenowi strain SY57 chromosome 5, whole genome shotgun sequence, the following proteins share a genomic window:
- a CDS encoding lysine-rich membrane-associated PHISTb protein, putative yields MRFTNSLYSIKNNSIFNKNYLKIDNSGDYNFGEEKNKNKNGKSCFKSLLRKPIVMIIAGILYIVILNVCMRESNFNYEVQFSNRYSRKLCERFIYYNPNVQGVYPDMFTASSSQTYSDGSEYDVMEYANKVIKDLKEHDLWNDHNKVPYTSVYMGVSVQDIDYILDKKIDNLNLDDENIIDSMKYIWNEVMDKEKKRFLGLKNVLRKYQEEIPINNSVINNYNKKKFDKCYARIDLGADIIENGLNKMLSKCIKKNVLDKNQYKVLVTANRFLWRKSLLDVQEECNVILQLPTEVSKLPKKKKLRNRRKSNPNNDISLRTYGQGTNPQVYSGPNYYPSNSAPHVIDYIYEVGYGDNAHEDVDKHIEYLVERMAEEEAERIAELSVEPYIEALEASYDAIAYRNAQNRIQKKPKKNPEMLTEKQINEEENENTKVGGENKKARSENKKARSENKKARSENKKAGSGNKKAGSENKKAGSENKKAGSGNKKAGSGNKKAGSENKKAGSENKKGGSENTKYKSGKGNKKKN; encoded by the exons TTTACtaattcattatattcgattaaaaataattcaatatttaataagaattatttaaaaatagaTAACTCTGGGGATTATAATTTTGGAGaagagaaaaataaaaataaaaatggtaAAAGTTGTTttaaatcattattaaGGAAGCCTATTGTTATGATAATTGCTGgaattttatatatagtaatatTG AATGTTTGTATGAGGGAGAGTAATTTTAATTACGAAGTACAATTTAGTAATAGGTACTCAAGGAAGTTGTGTGAAAggtttatttattataatccTAATGTTCAAGGAGTTTATCCTGATATGTTCACTGCATCTAGTTCACAAACTTATTCTGATGGAAGTGAATATGATGTAATGGAATATGCTAATAAAGTAATTAAAGATTTAAAGGAGCACGACTTATGGAATGATCATAATAAAGTACCTTATACTAGTGTATATATGGGTGTTTCTGTTCAAGATATTGATTATATATTggataaaaaaattgataaTCTGAATTtagatgatgaaaatattatagattctatgaaatatatatggaatGAAGTAATGGACAAAGAGAAGAAACGATTTTTAGgtttaaaaaatgtgtTACGTAAATATCAAGAGGAAATCCCAATTAATAATAGTGTgattaataattataataagaagaaaTTTGATAAGTGTTATGCACGTATAGATTTAGGTGCAGATATTATTGAAAACGGCTTGAATAAAATGTTAAGTAAATgtataaagaaaaatgttTTAGATAAAAATCAATATAAAGTTTTGGTAACAGCAAATAGATTTCTATGGAGAAAATCACTTTTAGATGTTCAAGAAGAATGTAATGTAATACTTCAGTTACCTACCGAAGTATCGAAGTTACccaagaaaaaaaaattaagaaataGAAGAAAATCAAATCctaataatgatatatctTTAAGAACTTATGGGCAAGGTACAAATCCTCAAGTATATAGTGGACCAAATTACTATCCATCAAATTCTGCACCACACGTAATTGATTACATTTATGAAGTAGGATATGGAGACAATGCTCACGAAGATGTTGATAAACATATTGAATATTTAGTGGAAAGAATGGCTGAAGAAGAAGCTGAAAGAATTGCTGAATTATCCGTAGAACCATATATTGAAGCCTTAGAAGCATCTTATGACGCTATTGCTTACAGAAATGCACAAAATAgaatacaaaaaaaacCTAAAAAGAATCCTGAAATGTTAACTGAAAAACAgataaatgaagaagaaaatgaaaatacaAAAGTAGGAGgtgaaaataaaaaggcACGAAgtgaaaataaaaaggcACGAAgtgaaaataaaaaggcACGAAGTGAAAACAAAAAAGCAGGAAGTGGAAACAAAAAAGCAGGAAGTGAAAACAAAAAAGCAGGAAGTGAAAACAAAAAAGCAGGAAGTGGAAACAAAAAAGCAGGAAGTGGAAACAAAAAAGCAGGAAgtgaaaataaaaaagcAGGAAgtgaaaataaaaaaggagGAAGTGAAAATACAAAGTACAAATCTGgaaaaggaaataaaaaaaaaaattga